A stretch of DNA from Synechococcus sp. MU1617:
TGCCCAATCTGCTGCCGTCATATCCCGCACGCTCGCGCACTTTGCTGCACCACTTCTGATGAGAGAGGTACCAGCTCACGGTTGCTGCCAAGCCCTCTTCCACATTGTGGCGAGGGCTCCAGCCAAGCTCAGAACTGATGCGGGCCGGGTCAATTGCATAGCGGCGGTCATGGCCCGGCCGGTCGGTCACCGGTGTAATCAAATCGGCGTGGGGAGCTGATTCAGGGCAGCTCTGATCCAACTGCCGGCAGATGGCATGAACGACCTCTTTGTTGGTGCGTTCACCATGGCCACCCACGCAGTAGCTGCGGCCCGACGCTCCGTTGCAGGCGGCTAAGAGCAGAGCATCAACGTGGTCTTCCACGTAAAGCCAATCGCGCACATTCAGTCCATCGCCATAGAGCGGGATCGACTCGCCTTCGGCTGCCTTCAAGGTGACCACGGGAATGAGTTTTTCGGGGAACTGCCAGGGCCCGTAATTGTTCGAGCAGTTGGTGAGTACCACGGGAAGCCCAAAGGTGTGGTGCCAGGCCTGGACCAGGTGATCGCTGGCTGCCTTGCTTGCTGAATAAGGGCTACGGGGGTCGTAGGGCGTTGTTTCGGAGAAGCGTCCTTCGGCACCAAGTGAACCAAAGACTTCGTCGGTGCTGATGTGGTGCATCCGGAAGGCGTCCTGGCGTTCCCCGTTCAAGCCCTCGTAATGGCTTCGTACCGCCTGCAGCAGGTTGTATGTGCCGTTGACGTTGCTCTCAATGAACGCACCAGGGCCGGAGATGGATCGATCCACGTGGCTTTCTGCAGCCAGGTGCATCACCAGATCGGGGTCGGCCTCCTGCACCGCCGCCTCAACGGCCGCTGCATCGGTCAGATCCACCTGCTGAAGTCTGTGCCGATCGTTCGCCGCT
This window harbors:
- the rfbB gene encoding dTDP-glucose 4,6-dehydratase — translated: MVSSMPSASDLLGARRRVLVTGGAGFIGGAVVRRLLRETTVTVFNLDKMGYASDLASIEEVLSELGEAANDRHRLQQVDLTDAAAVEAAVQEADPDLVMHLAAESHVDRSISGPGAFIESNVNGTYNLLQAVRSHYEGLNGERQDAFRMHHISTDEVFGSLGAEGRFSETTPYDPRSPYSASKAASDHLVQAWHHTFGLPVVLTNCSNNYGPWQFPEKLIPVVTLKAAEGESIPLYGDGLNVRDWLYVEDHVDALLLAACNGASGRSYCVGGHGERTNKEVVHAICRQLDQSCPESAPHADLITPVTDRPGHDRRYAIDPARISSELGWSPRHNVEEGLAATVSWYLSHQKWCSKVRERAGYDGSRLGIKTTKTKAGQ